gataattcttcttattattgttattattatttttaatcaattaaattcgtttttattttggagttaatttatatattttatttattaagggtataaacgatattaaccactctaacttttaatgtgagagctcgaatccaaaattttacttcgcaaataatagtatagattttcaaatatttaaatacatgtttattttataatgataaataatttttaaaatcttaaaaactaaattattatccAAATCGGAAATAAATATTAGaaagaattataaaatatacataaacctgacttgaatatatataaaatgcgATGGGGCATAGACAACTGAAATCCAAAATCTGAGTTTCGAAAAGTCAATCTCTTAATCATAAGCATAGATCTGATCATTCGAATGTCCAATCAAATTCGGTTTGGATTCAATCGGGTTCCTGTTTTGAAAGACTATGAAATTTGTTCGTTTAGAATTTTTAAAGTCCAGTTTATGCTTCATTGGATTCAGTTTATGTTTCACCGGATTCATTTCAAATATAGCAACATCGTAAATCCAGTGGAATCCATTTCAACATAGGATTTcagttaattttaatatttatttgtgaTTCAAAAGTGTACGCTTTAATTCACATATTTggcaaatttaaatatattactcTAATAAAAGCTCGACGACATGACATAATGCAAAAGTGGtcactaaaaacataaataagttAAAAGTATCAGTTAAAAATgctataaacataaaaaaaatattatttagacttcaacataaaataacattatttaaatttcaaaaacaattattcataattgaattttaaatgtcattatcaaaacataaaacagcATTATTTGGTCAAATACCAACAAATATTAGATTAAGTATTTGagtaaattattcataaaataaatacttattttaGTTATTCAATAACGTTCTAGAGTATTTTGGATACTTATTAAAGATTGAAGTTGAAATTGATATGATTTTTagtgagatttttatttttttcagatatctatccagattcagattcaatctaaaaataaaacattttcagtatttatattagatttgatttggtttaaacTCGTTTTTATCAGATTGAGTTTAGTTCAGATCTTTGGATTCGATATATTTGTAGACATTTGTGTTCAATGTtgatttcaatgtaattttagataattttaataatttggagatttttttttgttatattactCTAAAATATCACATGAAACCTaaatattttgagttttaaattttctaaataagaaATTCCGCACAAACACTTTAAAATCActtgaaaactttaaaatttcacaaactaaaatatttctaataatagtaaatttcaaaatattttatgaaatatcaaGTTAAATACCTGCaaatttaaataagtttttaaaacacATATTTAAATAACCAATAAATTTCTAGAAAAAACTCTCGTAGCCTACGGGCAATTATGAATTCTAGAAACTGGGCTTCGTTTGAAGGCCTATTGGATTTAGGCTTAGTGCCCATCAAATCTGGCTCGAGATCATCAAATAGCCTAAATCACGTTTAAGCCACGTGGCACATCTTCCTAGGGATCTCTTCTTCTGCCACACCTCGTTTCCCTCCCTCTCCTCCCTTCCTTCCTTCGCCTGGGCTgagagagaaataaaataaaacaaaataaaaataaagataaatgcAATTGAATTGGAGAGAATATTCGCCGGAAAACCACCGGTAAATGTCTCATAGTTTATATTCGAATCCAACCTTTTCGGCGACACTACCTATATGTTTTACACCTACTCTTATTCTCTATCTCGAACACGATTCATCTCCCTCTCCACCCCTCCTATATAACAATACCATGCGTCTCTCCAAACGCCACTTCTCTCCTCTTTCTCTCTGCCTCTCTGTTTTCTCCTCTGGTTCTCGTTTTCCTCCAAAATTTCAAGCTCGGAGACGATTCCTCAACTCTTCTGCTGCTGGTTAgttttcttttagtttatttttctatgtAGTTTGGTTCGTTGGTGTGAAATTTGCGTTGTCTTTACTTGTTTTATTGGTGTCATGAGTCCTTAACTTTGGGTTCTGTCTGCGTGTGGTTCCATGTAACTGATTCTGGTAAGTGGTTAGTGTGCTGCGGAGAAATTTTAGTAGTGAACCTTTGGATAGGGAAGGAAGGTTTGCTAATTAGTAGCTATCTTGGGAAAAGATACTTAGGATCAGGACTTGACTTGTCTCAAAGCTTGTGTCTTTTTGGACGAGGTAAGATGTTAGGTTTGTTTTCCTCATTCTAGGGATTTATTACTTTTGTAATTTTGTTCCCCTTGGTGGTTGGTGGCGGTAGTGGATCATGTTGAACAACAAAGCTTAGTGGTCTTAATATGTTTAgttagtttgtttttttctcattttaggGGTTTTGTTACTTTTTCTTTGTCCTTTTGGTGGTAGTGGATCATGATTATCTTATGACTCGTGTTGTGACTAAGTCTATCTTCTGTAGAAAACGTGTCATCAGATAGTTTACTTTCTCACGTGCATCTATGTTTAGCATTGGTGGGTTCTGACTAACGAGTTGTTTCTTACATTTTCTTATTATCTATTTTTGGATATAGCTTGTATCCTTCTCTactctatatttatttttccatGTGTTGCGTATACGTTATATCCCCAGTATCCTCCTGAGTTCATTTAAAGACAAGTAAAGTTATGCTTCCTTTGATCATCTCTCAGGAGCAAGCCAGCTTTGTTTCAAGAGTTCCATGGAAGAACAGCGAGCTAGTGCTAACGTGGTGCAGTTTCACAATGTTGGCTCAAGGGATGGATGTGAAGTTCCCCATAATTGGTCATCCCCTGGAGGAGGAAAGAAAATCGACTTAAAGAAACAGATCTTCTGCAACAGATCGTTGAACATGAGGAATATCATTGCCGTTGGCTTTGATATGGACTACACTCTTGCCCAATACAAGTCTGAAACTTTTGAGTCCCTTGCTTATGAAGGAACCGTCAGGAAATTGGTGTATGACTTGGGGTATCCAAGTGAGGTTAGTATACTGTGTTACCTTTTTAAGGTTCTGACTTGCAGAAAAGTTCGATTGATTGTGGCTAAAAAAATTACAGCTGCTAGAGTGGACGTTTGATTGGAACTACATGGTTAGAGGCTTGGTGCTAGACAAAAAGAGGGGAAACATCTTAAAGGTGAATGAAAATCATATATTAGATTTTAACTCTCATAATAATTGTTGCCTCTTTTTCCTAATTGAATGTTGATCATGCAGATGGATCGCCACAAGTATGTGAAAGTAGCTTACCATGGGTTTAGGGAGCtctctaaagatgataaagttGATATCTATGGCAGCAGCCTAATACAAGATTCCTTTGATGAGCCCGACTATGCTCTCATAGATACCCTCTTTTCTTTGGCCGAAGCTTATCTGTTTGCACAACTTGTTGATTTTAAAGATAACAACCCTGAAAAAATTCCCAAGGACGTTGAGTAAGTCTATTTCCCATATATGTTACTGTTTTCAATCTCTATGTAGTCGTCTCTAAAAAAGTATATCTTATGCTTATGATTGTAGTGTTGTTAGTGGATACTCTGTAACTTATGCTTAGCatggttttttcttttaaatgtaTTCGTAAATTATACcttctccaatggtgttcttttAGTTATGCGCGTATGTATAAAGATGTTCGGGCTGCTGTTGATCTGTGCCATCGTGATGGAACTTTAAAACAGATGGTAGCAAACGAACCCAATAGGTAAGAGCTTATGTTCAAATACCATCTCTGCCGTGCCCCTctcttgcattttttttttgtggtgtcTTCcttttttacataatttaaCTTGCTTTTTTTTAATCAGGTATATCAATGAGGATACTACGATTGTACCACTTATAAAGATGATAAGAGATTCTGGACGTTCTACATTCTTGGTGACCAATAGGTAATGCTAATGACATATTTTACAAACTTCAATGTGTTCCCGAAGAGTTTTTAATGCATATGTTACCTGCTTTGTTAGCTGCGCAGTTGAATCAACTTTAAATTGTAAAATCGTTACATTCTTCAAAGTTTAATTTGGGTAACGTCAACCATTGTAACTTGCTTCCCTGTCTTGTAACAGAAATGTGGAACTTAAGAAGATTTAGAAAACGTCTGTCAAAATCTTGTTATGAGACGGTTTCAGCATTAGTGCCTgttattataaataatcatattttttttcttatcgcTGAGAGGGATTTTGAATAACATTCTTGCAGTTTGTGGGACTACACAAACATTGTGATGAATTTTCTCTGTGGAGGAAGAACGGTACAAGGTCCACATACTTGCAACTTTGATTGGCTCCAGTATTTTGATGTTGTCATCACTGGCAGGTCTTTTCCTTTCCTAAGTCTCTTCAATCTAGTGCTCTTAACAAAATCATGCTGATAGCAATAGTTATGTGTTATTGGCTATTAATCTATACATAAAATTTTGCATCTGGAAATATTATCCTTCGTGCTATCTGAATTGTATATGTTTCTATGTGAAGTGCAAAACCTGGCTTCTTTCATGAAGAGAGTCGTGCCAACCTGTTTGAGGTGGAACCTCAATCTGGAATGCTTATTAATACTGACAATGGAACACCTATGCCTCAGGTTTGACACAAGATCCTTGTGTATCAAATGTACTTATCCGAATAATCCTTGTGTAGCCGTTACAATTGCTTTCTGTTTGGTTGAAAGGTGGGAGATCCTTCACCCAAAATTTTACTGAAGAGTAAAGGCAAAGGTTGTCGAGTTTTTCAAGGTGGAAATGTCGGGCATCTTCACAGTTTGCTCTCCATTG
The sequence above is drawn from the Raphanus sativus cultivar WK10039 chromosome 7, ASM80110v3, whole genome shotgun sequence genome and encodes:
- the LOC108814318 gene encoding uncharacterized protein LOC108814318, which gives rise to MSHSLYSNPTFSATLPICFTPTLILYLEHDSSPSPPLLYNNTMRLSKRHFSPLSLCLSVFSSGSRFPPKFQARRRFLNSSAAGASQLCFKSSMEEQRASANVVQFHNVGSRDGCEVPHNWSSPGGGKKIDLKKQIFCNRSLNMRNIIAVGFDMDYTLAQYKSETFESLAYEGTVRKLVYDLGYPSELLEWTFDWNYMVRGLVLDKKRGNILKMDRHKYVKVAYHGFRELSKDDKVDIYGSSLIQDSFDEPDYALIDTLFSLAEAYLFAQLVDFKDNNPEKIPKDVDYARMYKDVRAAVDLCHRDGTLKQMVANEPNRYINEDTTIVPLIKMIRDSGRSTFLVTNSLWDYTNIVMNFLCGGRTVQGPHTCNFDWLQYFDVVITGSAKPGFFHEESRANLFEVEPQSGMLINTDNGTPMPQVGDPSPKILLKSKGKGCRVFQGGNVGHLHSLLSIESSSQVLYVGDHIYGDILRSKKVLGWRTMLVVPELEKEVELLWELRDMRKELILMRNERDSVEDKIHHMNWSLKFEDINENVKKEMLSALKDLEFKRDQVRQSHQQAQRENHQKFHKVWGQLMKTGYQSSRFANQVERFACLYTSQVSNLRLYSPDKYYRPSEDFMSHEFHLLPLD